In a single window of the Lates calcarifer isolate ASB-BC8 linkage group LG1, TLL_Latcal_v3, whole genome shotgun sequence genome:
- the LOC108897124 gene encoding UPF0538 protein C2orf76 homolog yields the protein MAGEAVVTVRLVRSFEHRNFKPVVFHGVSLDQTVQDFIKLVRDDIATRPGLPPPFRKYAYDTMKIKAASSVERALAPGARRGSGDRGTPATAGSTQVAGHTLA from the exons ATGGCCGGGGAAGCTGTAGTCACCGTTCGTCTAGTGAGGTCCTTCGAGCACAGAAATTTCAAACCTGTGGTGTTTCACGGAGTCAGTTTAGACCAAACGGTGCAGGACTTCATAAAGCTTGTCAGGGACG ATATTGCAACAAGACCAGggcttcctcctcctttcaggaAATATGCGTATG ACACAatgaaaattaaagctgcgagcagcgttgaacgggccctcgcacccggcgcccgtcgggggagcggcgaccgcgggaccccggcaaccgcggggtcaacgcaggtcgcagggcacacgctggcgtaa